One Streptomyces lincolnensis genomic region harbors:
- a CDS encoding TetR/AcrR family transcriptional regulator yields the protein MAVAERGPRERMVFSAAQLIRRDGVAATGMREVAAHAEAPRGSLQHYFPGGKEQLVNEAVGWAGRYAGRRVARFLAALPEPTPGGLFAEMVRQWTDEYETVGFEGGCPVAAATVDCAEATVSTREAAAAAFAAWTEPVARALADMGVPKERAGALATLMISAVEGAILLARAERDVRPLTTVARELGPLLDAAVSRED from the coding sequence ATGGCGGTGGCCGAACGAGGGCCGCGCGAGCGGATGGTCTTCAGCGCGGCGCAGCTCATCCGGCGCGACGGGGTCGCCGCCACCGGGATGCGGGAGGTGGCCGCCCACGCCGAGGCACCGCGCGGCTCGCTCCAGCACTACTTTCCCGGCGGCAAGGAACAGCTCGTCAACGAGGCGGTGGGCTGGGCGGGCCGGTACGCGGGGCGACGGGTCGCCCGTTTCCTCGCCGCGCTGCCCGAGCCCACGCCCGGCGGACTGTTCGCCGAGATGGTGCGGCAGTGGACCGACGAGTACGAGACCGTCGGCTTCGAGGGCGGCTGCCCCGTGGCCGCCGCCACGGTGGACTGCGCCGAGGCCACCGTGTCCACACGGGAGGCGGCCGCCGCCGCGTTCGCGGCCTGGACCGAGCCGGTCGCCCGGGCCCTGGCGGACATGGGCGTACCGAAGGAGCGGGCCGGTGCGCTCGCCACCCTCATGATCAGCGCCGTCGAGGGAGCGATCCTGCTGGCCCGCGCCGAGCGGGACGTCCGGCCGCTGACGACCGTGGCCCGTGAGCTCGGCCCGCTCCTCGACGCGGCCGTCAGCAGGGAGGACTGA
- a CDS encoding NAD(P)-dependent oxidoreductase, producing the protein MGQPMALNLARAGTPLVVWNRTPARCEPLRAAGAEVAASPAEVFGRAGTVILMLADEAAVDEVVGRGTPDFAARVAGRTVVHMGTTSAEYSGGLQDDIRAAGGRYVEAPVSGSRVPAERGELVGMLAGDAEAVAAVRPLLAPVCRELFDCGAVPGALLMKFSVNLFLITLATGLAEAFHFADRHGLDQRLLRDVLDAGPMASAVSRAKAPKLLSRDFAVQAAAANVLENNRLIAEAARKAGLASPLLDACHALYRETVAQGHGGEDMVAVLHALEARTGGGSDAAVSKVTEHRG; encoded by the coding sequence ATGGGACAGCCCATGGCCCTCAACCTCGCCCGCGCGGGGACACCTCTCGTCGTGTGGAACCGGACGCCCGCCCGGTGCGAGCCGCTGCGCGCCGCCGGGGCCGAGGTCGCCGCGAGCCCCGCCGAGGTCTTCGGCCGGGCCGGCACCGTGATCCTGATGCTGGCCGACGAGGCCGCCGTCGACGAGGTGGTCGGGCGCGGCACCCCGGACTTCGCCGCGCGCGTCGCCGGACGCACCGTGGTCCACATGGGCACGACCTCGGCCGAGTACTCGGGCGGCCTCCAGGACGACATCCGGGCGGCGGGCGGGAGGTACGTCGAGGCGCCGGTCTCCGGTTCCCGCGTCCCGGCCGAGCGGGGCGAGCTGGTCGGCATGCTGGCGGGTGACGCCGAGGCCGTGGCGGCCGTACGGCCTCTGCTCGCTCCCGTCTGCCGGGAGCTGTTCGACTGCGGTGCGGTACCGGGGGCGCTGCTGATGAAGTTCTCGGTGAACCTGTTCCTGATCACCCTGGCCACCGGGCTGGCCGAGGCGTTCCACTTCGCCGACCGGCACGGGCTCGACCAGCGTCTGCTGCGGGACGTGCTGGACGCGGGCCCGATGGCGAGTGCCGTCTCCCGCGCGAAGGCGCCCAAGCTGCTGTCCCGCGACTTCGCGGTCCAGGCCGCGGCCGCGAACGTCCTGGAGAACAACCGGCTGATCGCCGAGGCCGCCCGCAAGGCCGGGCTGGCGTCCCCGCTGCTGGACGCCTGTCACGCCCTGTACCGCGAGACCGTGGCGCAGGGCCACGGCGGCGAGGACATGGTGGCCGTACTGCACGCGCTGGAGGCCCGGACCGGCGGCGGGTCGGACGCCGCCGTATCGAAGGTGACGGAGCACCGGGGATGA
- a CDS encoding LacI family DNA-binding transcriptional regulator yields MNVTGHTRRPPSIRDVATAAGVSYQTVSRVINGHPSVKEATRERVLAAIDELGFRRNATALALASGRSRAVTVLTANTTHYGYASILQGIEEAARAASYAVGIGVLESADEAAVTAEVRRAADAGGGLIVIAYDPAGVGALAAVPAELPVVGVVETPASPPRGDRPWVWTDDREAAYQATRHLLSLGHATVHYVAIPSSTRRTSARTSGWRQALKEAGAPEPSPVQGSWGPAGGHAAGLRLAEDPAVTAILCGNDDLALGVLRALHDAGRSVPGEVSVAGFDDAPHSAYLTPTLTTVRLDFTGLGRAAFALLHGVLEESAQIAPHPVSVPELVVRESSGPPSA; encoded by the coding sequence ATGAATGTGACCGGTCACACAAGGCGCCCACCGAGCATCCGGGACGTCGCGACCGCCGCCGGGGTCTCCTACCAGACCGTCTCCCGGGTGATCAACGGCCATCCCAGCGTCAAGGAGGCCACCCGGGAGCGCGTCCTCGCCGCCATCGACGAGCTGGGCTTCCGGCGCAACGCGACCGCCCTCGCCCTGGCCAGCGGACGCAGCAGGGCCGTGACCGTCCTCACCGCCAACACCACCCACTACGGCTACGCCTCCATCCTCCAGGGCATCGAGGAGGCCGCCCGCGCCGCGTCCTACGCGGTCGGCATCGGCGTCCTCGAATCGGCCGACGAGGCCGCCGTCACCGCCGAGGTGCGGCGGGCGGCGGACGCCGGCGGCGGACTGATCGTCATCGCCTACGACCCGGCCGGTGTCGGCGCCCTCGCCGCCGTCCCCGCCGAACTGCCCGTCGTCGGCGTGGTCGAGACCCCGGCGAGCCCGCCCCGCGGCGACCGCCCGTGGGTGTGGACCGACGACCGCGAGGCCGCCTACCAGGCGACCCGGCATCTGCTCTCCCTCGGCCACGCGACCGTGCACTACGTCGCCATCCCCTCCAGCACCCGCCGCACCAGCGCCCGCACCAGCGGCTGGCGGCAGGCGCTCAAGGAGGCCGGAGCACCGGAACCCAGCCCCGTACAGGGCAGTTGGGGACCGGCGGGCGGCCACGCGGCCGGACTGCGGCTCGCCGAGGACCCGGCCGTCACGGCGATCCTGTGCGGCAACGACGACCTCGCACTCGGCGTGCTGCGCGCACTCCACGACGCCGGCCGGTCCGTCCCCGGCGAGGTCAGCGTGGCCGGGTTCGACGACGCCCCGCACTCCGCCTATCTGACCCCCACCCTGACGACCGTGCGCCTGGACTTCACCGGTCTCGGACGCGCCGCGTTCGCCCTGCTGCACGGCGTGCTGGAGGAGTCCGCGCAGATCGCCCCGCATCCCGTCTCCGTACCGGAGCTGGTGGTGCGGGAGAGCTCGGGGCCGCCGTCCGCCTGA
- a CDS encoding pyridoxal phosphate-dependent aminotransferase, whose product MSTVRISRRAQAVAPFYAMEFGKHAAALEAEGHHVVRLNLGEPDFGAPPAVREAMREVMDGRPMAYTAALGLPALRQAIARFYADQHDVEVDPARVVVTAGASAALVLATAALVDPGDRVLIADPSYPCNRQIVESFGARVGLVPTTAATRFQLDTASVRAHWTDDTRGLMIATPSNPTGTSVPADELAALCELAGERGAWRIVDEIYLNLGDHDGRGRPPRSALSYDPDAVVINSFSKYFGMTGWRLGWCVVPEVLVPAMERLAQNYFLCASTPAQHAALSCFTAESLAVCEARRVEFGERRALVLDGLERVGLPVPVPPDGAFYVYFDVSDTGLTSWEFCERALREAHVALTPGRDFGVGTADSHVRLSYAASAGDLREGIARLGKFLDTLR is encoded by the coding sequence ATGAGCACCGTACGGATCTCGCGACGTGCCCAGGCCGTCGCCCCGTTCTACGCCATGGAGTTCGGCAAGCACGCCGCCGCGCTGGAGGCCGAGGGCCACCACGTCGTCAGACTCAACCTGGGCGAGCCGGACTTCGGTGCGCCGCCCGCCGTACGGGAGGCGATGCGGGAAGTCATGGACGGGCGGCCCATGGCCTACACCGCGGCGCTCGGGCTGCCGGCGCTGCGGCAGGCGATCGCGCGGTTCTACGCGGATCAGCACGACGTCGAGGTCGATCCGGCCCGGGTCGTCGTGACGGCGGGGGCGTCGGCCGCGCTGGTGCTGGCCACCGCCGCGCTCGTCGACCCCGGCGACCGGGTGCTGATCGCGGACCCGTCGTACCCCTGCAACCGGCAGATCGTCGAGAGCTTCGGCGCCCGGGTCGGTCTCGTGCCGACCACGGCCGCGACGCGGTTCCAGCTGGACACGGCGTCGGTGCGCGCACACTGGACGGACGACACCCGCGGTTTGATGATCGCCACGCCGTCGAACCCGACGGGCACCTCGGTACCGGCCGACGAGCTCGCGGCGCTGTGCGAGCTGGCCGGTGAGCGCGGTGCGTGGCGGATCGTCGACGAGATCTATCTCAACCTCGGCGACCACGACGGCCGGGGCAGGCCGCCGCGCAGCGCGCTGTCGTACGACCCGGACGCCGTCGTCATCAACAGTTTCTCGAAGTACTTCGGCATGACGGGCTGGCGGCTGGGCTGGTGCGTGGTCCCCGAGGTGCTGGTCCCGGCGATGGAGCGGCTGGCGCAGAACTACTTCCTGTGCGCGTCCACTCCGGCCCAGCACGCCGCCCTGTCCTGCTTCACCGCCGAGTCGCTCGCGGTCTGCGAGGCCCGCCGGGTCGAGTTCGGCGAGCGGCGCGCGCTCGTCCTCGACGGTCTGGAGCGCGTCGGACTGCCGGTGCCCGTCCCGCCCGACGGTGCCTTCTACGTCTACTTCGACGTCAGCGACACCGGGCTGACCTCGTGGGAGTTCTGCGAGCGGGCGCTGCGGGAGGCTCATGTGGCCCTCACACCGGGCCGGGACTTCGGTGTCGGCACCGCGGACAGCCATGTGCGGCTGTCGTACGCGGCCTCGGCCGGCGATCTGCGCGAGGGCATCGCGCGGCTCGGGAAGTTCCTGGACACGCTGCGGTAG
- a CDS encoding glycosyltransferase — translation MPAPWPLQPSGPAVVQTGAWLLPDTRPLSGEPTRFLDAGEPPLYCGFGSGRARESVTKSVLDAARALGLRLVLSSGWAELSLGEDAPDCLPIGEVNQRELFRRVAAVIHHRGRAVRGAAGDRPAGLRPVLLRPPRRPPRHRRRTPCRSTHRRTPSSPLSAAPSATKVAERAGTVAASMRTGGALVAARRLIAAGA, via the coding sequence GTGCCGGCACCGTGGCCGCTCCAGCCGTCCGGGCCGGCCGTCGTCCAGACCGGGGCCTGGCTGCTGCCGGACACCCGGCCGCTCTCCGGGGAGCCGACGAGGTTCCTCGACGCCGGCGAACCACCCCTGTACTGCGGGTTCGGCAGCGGGCGCGCTCGGGAGAGCGTGACGAAGAGCGTGCTCGACGCGGCTCGCGCGCTGGGGCTGCGCCTGGTGCTCTCCAGCGGCTGGGCGGAGCTGTCCCTCGGGGAGGACGCTCCCGACTGTCTGCCGATCGGCGAGGTGAACCAGCGGGAACTGTTCCGCAGGGTCGCCGCCGTGATCCACCACCGCGGCCGCGCTGTCCGGGGCGCCGCAGGTGATCGTCCCGCAGGGCTTCGACCAGTTCTGCTTCGCCCGCCGCGTCGACCACCTCGGCATCGGCGGCGCACACCCTGCCGGAGCACCCACCGCCGGACACCCTCCTCACCGCTCTCCGCCGCGCCCTCGGCGACGAAGGTGGCCGAGCGGGCCGGGACCGTCGCCGCCTCGATGCGCACCGGCGGTGCTCTGGTCGCCGCCCGGCGGCTGATCGCGGCGGGTGCGTAA
- a CDS encoding sensor histidine kinase has product MNTSWRHRAAPHVKAVESAGLVLLFAFTVGGVLLTWGLSPRTLALWPGIALSALSCVALLWRRGHPLQVLTVLTAFTMAAGALGYLLTPLLMGPLLVAQYATSVRVSRRATWNSALIVTGCMVGTGLLLPSFHNSVLFAVVNPAAWILLFAALGSYVRVRREYAVARAEHADRRREEEARHRVIQERMRIARELHDVVAHHLTLADAQAATAKHLARTHPDQALGILDKLPETTAAALRELKATVGLLREDTDPADDLAPAPGLDRLPGLVDSCATAGLEVTVTVAGQQRPLTPVLDLTAYRIIQEALTNVTKHAATRTAQLRLAYTPRYLTLTVTNDTAAGRPSAPPGPGSGFGLLTMRERATSAGGTFHAGHRPQGGFQVACTLPLTSHVTSEESPAT; this is encoded by the coding sequence ATGAACACCAGCTGGCGGCATCGGGCGGCGCCCCATGTCAAAGCCGTCGAATCCGCGGGGCTGGTCCTGCTGTTCGCCTTCACCGTCGGCGGCGTCCTGCTCACCTGGGGGCTGTCGCCCAGGACACTGGCCCTGTGGCCCGGCATCGCCCTGTCGGCCCTCTCCTGTGTCGCGCTGCTCTGGCGGCGCGGCCACCCCTTGCAGGTCCTCACCGTGCTCACCGCGTTCACCATGGCGGCGGGTGCGCTCGGTTACCTTCTGACGCCCTTGCTGATGGGACCGCTCCTGGTCGCGCAGTACGCCACGAGTGTGCGCGTCTCCCGCCGCGCCACCTGGAACAGCGCGCTGATCGTCACCGGCTGCATGGTGGGCACCGGCCTGCTCCTTCCCTCCTTCCACAACTCCGTGCTCTTCGCCGTCGTCAACCCCGCGGCATGGATCCTGTTGTTCGCGGCCCTCGGCAGTTACGTCCGGGTGCGCCGCGAGTACGCCGTGGCCCGCGCCGAGCACGCCGACCGGCGGCGCGAGGAGGAGGCACGGCACCGGGTGATCCAGGAACGGATGCGCATCGCCCGCGAACTGCACGACGTCGTCGCCCACCACCTGACGTTGGCCGACGCCCAGGCCGCCACCGCGAAGCACCTCGCGCGGACCCACCCCGACCAGGCCCTCGGGATCCTCGACAAACTGCCGGAGACCACGGCCGCGGCCCTGCGCGAACTCAAGGCCACCGTCGGACTCCTGCGCGAGGACACCGACCCCGCCGACGACCTGGCCCCCGCGCCGGGACTGGACCGGCTGCCCGGCCTGGTCGACTCCTGCGCGACGGCCGGCCTGGAGGTCACTGTCACCGTGGCGGGACAGCAGCGCCCGCTCACCCCCGTCCTCGACCTGACGGCCTACCGGATCATCCAGGAGGCCCTCACCAACGTCACCAAGCACGCCGCCACCCGCACCGCGCAGCTCAGGCTCGCGTACACACCGCGCTACCTGACCCTGACCGTCACCAACGACACCGCCGCCGGCCGCCCGAGCGCGCCGCCCGGCCCCGGGAGCGGTTTCGGCCTGCTCACCATGCGCGAGCGCGCCACCTCCGCGGGCGGCACCTTCCACGCCGGGCACCGCCCGCAGGGCGGCTTCCAGGTCGCCTGCACCCTCCCGCTCACCAGCCACGTCACCAGCGAGGAAAGCCCCGCCACATGA
- a CDS encoding ABC transporter substrate-binding protein, with product MKRRALPALALIGALGLAATACSDPTAADSDSDSAPKQTAVDPTARLDGVKLTMWTAQNTVNAPKQVIDAFEKATGAQVETQAIPDLYEQNVPTKLASGDRPDLMFWQPSISTLPFVQPKQNLLPLDGEPWEAKLGGTEKSLGVIDGKRYAAIVTSPAMLGVYYNKDVFRQAGLSEKDFPQSYDDLLALGRTVADKTDAAGFYEAGGDQWPLQWQMQVQLTDLDQQWWADLNANKKKWTDPVVVGAIKKYKEKLLDAGLAQKNYKTGTFTGQADALWKGEAGMVLNVTSFQSQLQAKYSTAQLDRKIGWFPVANSSATGLYSPDQTNGVVAFKTGDEKRQNAARQFLAFWLGPDYADYIKTMKIPSVQPSVPTPAGLPQTSKDQVAALPKAIGVFQAKAIVAPDTHLYLADMIYGKKSPQQVAQAIQDQFAQVAKAQGAPGF from the coding sequence ATGAAGAGAAGAGCTCTCCCCGCCCTGGCGTTGATAGGCGCCCTCGGCCTGGCCGCCACCGCGTGCAGCGATCCCACCGCCGCGGACTCCGACTCCGACTCCGCGCCGAAGCAGACGGCGGTCGATCCGACCGCCCGCCTCGACGGCGTGAAGCTGACCATGTGGACGGCGCAGAACACCGTCAACGCGCCCAAGCAGGTCATCGACGCCTTCGAGAAGGCCACCGGCGCCCAGGTGGAGACCCAGGCGATCCCGGACCTCTACGAGCAGAACGTCCCCACCAAGCTGGCCTCCGGCGACCGCCCGGACCTGATGTTCTGGCAGCCCTCCATCTCCACCCTGCCGTTCGTCCAGCCCAAGCAGAACCTCCTGCCCCTCGACGGCGAACCGTGGGAGGCCAAGCTGGGCGGCACCGAGAAGTCGCTCGGCGTGATCGACGGCAAGCGGTACGCGGCGATCGTCACCAGCCCCGCCATGCTCGGCGTCTACTACAACAAGGACGTCTTCCGGCAGGCCGGACTGAGCGAGAAGGACTTCCCCCAGTCCTACGACGACCTGCTGGCCCTCGGCCGGACCGTCGCCGACAAGACCGACGCGGCCGGCTTCTACGAGGCCGGCGGCGACCAGTGGCCCCTCCAGTGGCAGATGCAGGTCCAGCTCACCGACCTCGACCAGCAGTGGTGGGCGGACCTGAACGCGAACAAGAAGAAGTGGACCGACCCGGTCGTCGTCGGCGCGATCAAGAAGTACAAGGAGAAGCTGCTCGACGCCGGGCTGGCCCAGAAGAACTACAAGACCGGCACCTTCACCGGGCAGGCCGACGCCCTGTGGAAGGGCGAGGCCGGCATGGTCCTCAACGTCACCTCCTTCCAGAGCCAGTTGCAGGCCAAGTACTCCACCGCCCAACTGGACCGGAAGATCGGCTGGTTCCCGGTCGCCAACTCCTCGGCCACCGGCCTGTACTCGCCCGACCAGACCAACGGCGTCGTCGCCTTCAAGACCGGCGACGAGAAGCGGCAGAACGCGGCCCGGCAGTTCCTCGCCTTCTGGCTGGGCCCCGACTACGCCGACTACATCAAGACGATGAAGATCCCGTCCGTGCAGCCGTCCGTGCCCACCCCCGCCGGACTCCCGCAGACCTCCAAGGACCAGGTCGCGGCCCTGCCCAAGGCCATCGGCGTCTTCCAGGCCAAGGCGATCGTCGCCCCGGACACCCACCTCTACCTCGCCGACATGATCTACGGCAAGAAGAGCCCGCAGCAGGTCGCCCAGGCGATCCAGGACCAGTTCGCGCAGGTGGCCAAGGCCCAGGGCGCCCCCGGGTTCTGA
- a CDS encoding glycoside hydrolase family 36 protein produces the protein MADAALNDTSGTFSWGHAALETEFVTASDGTLRLVRLTRPDGSGDGVDAGDGVGPDGRVDPESALPLVELTAFGHGSGWSGPRFTGTALGNRLRHRGHRAGRAADREWLTVELHDEDTGLTAFVELTSPVGLSVLRSRVRLRNEGIEPLVVQSVSSLLLGGLPSPDALDVHRARNDWLAECRWYTEPLRATVADIHVGAHQHDSRAALALAGRGSWPTDGHLPMGALTERDGGRTWLWQIESPAGWRWDLGEHAGGTHLALNGPTDAEHQWRVRLAPGEEVTTVAGVLALGSGFDDAMGALTTYRRTARRPHPDHTALPVVFNDYMNTLMGDPTTAKLLPLIDAAAEAGAEYFCIDSGWYDDSADGGWWNSVGAWQPSSRRFPDGGLRAVLDRIKERGMVPGLWLEPEVIGVHSPLVAELPPDAFFQRDGVRLAEQGRHQLDLRHPAARAHLDKTVDRIVGDWGVGYLKLDYNIVVDPGTCGPEDIAPGAGLLGHAQAYLDWLSEVLDRYPGLVIENCASGGMRMDGASLAVSQLQSTSDQQDPLLYPPVSAAAPTAVPPEQGAVWAYPQPEFDDDLIAFTLGGALLGRVHLSGHLDRMSEHQLDLVKDALTVYKSIRPDLPDAVPFWPLGLPGWTDEWLALGMRAPGDGASYVLVWRRGGTDELRLPVRHVAGRQVHAEVLYPSAPAGGSALWDGDGLRVSLPRTPAVLLVRLTS, from the coding sequence ATGGCGGACGCGGCACTCAACGACACGTCGGGCACGTTCAGTTGGGGCCACGCGGCCCTGGAGACCGAGTTCGTCACCGCCTCCGACGGGACGCTGCGGCTGGTCCGGCTGACCAGGCCGGACGGCTCCGGGGACGGGGTGGATGCCGGTGACGGGGTGGGTCCCGACGGCCGGGTGGATCCCGAATCCGCGCTCCCTCTCGTGGAGTTGACCGCTTTCGGGCACGGCAGCGGCTGGTCCGGCCCGCGGTTCACCGGCACGGCCCTCGGCAACCGGCTCAGACACCGGGGCCATCGCGCCGGCCGTGCGGCCGACCGGGAGTGGCTGACCGTCGAACTCCACGACGAGGACACCGGGTTGACGGCGTTCGTCGAGCTGACGTCCCCCGTCGGACTGTCGGTGCTGCGCTCCCGGGTACGGCTGCGCAACGAAGGCATCGAACCGTTGGTCGTCCAGTCCGTCAGCAGTCTGCTGCTCGGCGGCCTGCCCTCCCCCGACGCCCTGGACGTCCACCGGGCGCGCAACGACTGGCTGGCGGAGTGCCGTTGGTACACCGAGCCGCTGCGGGCGACCGTCGCCGACATCCACGTCGGCGCCCACCAGCACGACAGCCGGGCCGCCCTCGCGCTGGCCGGGCGCGGCAGCTGGCCCACCGACGGCCATCTGCCGATGGGCGCGCTGACGGAGCGGGACGGGGGCCGGACCTGGCTGTGGCAGATCGAGTCCCCGGCCGGCTGGCGCTGGGACCTGGGTGAACACGCCGGCGGTACGCATCTGGCGCTGAACGGGCCGACCGACGCCGAGCACCAGTGGCGGGTCCGGCTGGCGCCGGGCGAGGAGGTCACCACGGTGGCGGGGGTGCTGGCCCTGGGCTCCGGGTTCGACGACGCCATGGGCGCCCTGACCACGTACCGCCGCACGGCACGCCGCCCGCACCCGGACCACACCGCCCTGCCCGTCGTCTTCAACGACTACATGAACACCCTGATGGGCGACCCGACCACGGCGAAGCTGCTGCCGCTGATCGACGCGGCCGCCGAGGCCGGCGCGGAGTACTTCTGCATCGACTCCGGCTGGTACGACGACTCGGCGGACGGCGGCTGGTGGAACAGCGTCGGCGCCTGGCAGCCCTCGTCCCGGCGCTTTCCCGACGGCGGCCTCCGGGCGGTCCTGGACCGCATCAAGGAGCGCGGCATGGTGCCCGGGCTGTGGCTGGAGCCGGAGGTCATCGGAGTGCACAGCCCGCTCGTGGCGGAGCTGCCCCCGGACGCCTTCTTCCAGCGGGACGGCGTGCGCCTCGCCGAGCAGGGCCGCCACCAGCTCGACCTGCGGCATCCGGCCGCCCGCGCCCACCTCGACAAGACGGTGGACCGGATCGTCGGCGACTGGGGCGTGGGCTATCTCAAACTCGACTACAACATCGTGGTCGATCCCGGCACCTGCGGCCCCGAGGACATCGCGCCGGGCGCCGGGCTGCTCGGCCACGCCCAGGCCTACCTGGACTGGCTGTCCGAGGTCCTCGACCGGTACCCGGGGCTGGTGATCGAGAACTGTGCGTCGGGAGGCATGCGCATGGACGGCGCCTCCCTCGCCGTATCCCAGCTCCAGTCCACCAGCGACCAGCAGGACCCGCTGCTCTATCCGCCGGTCTCCGCCGCCGCTCCCACCGCCGTCCCGCCCGAGCAGGGTGCCGTCTGGGCCTATCCGCAGCCCGAGTTCGACGACGACCTGATCGCCTTCACCCTCGGCGGAGCCCTGCTCGGCCGCGTCCACCTCTCGGGCCATCTCGACCGCATGTCCGAGCACCAACTCGACCTGGTGAAGGACGCGTTGACCGTCTACAAGTCGATCCGCCCGGACCTCCCGGACGCCGTCCCGTTCTGGCCGCTGGGCCTGCCCGGCTGGACGGACGAGTGGCTGGCCCTGGGGATGCGGGCGCCGGGTGACGGGGCGTCGTACGTGCTGGTGTGGCGCCGCGGCGGGACGGACGAACTACGGCTACCTGTACGGCATGTGGCGGGCCGTCAGGTCCATGCGGAGGTCCTGTACCCGTCCGCCCCGGCCGGCGGCTCCGCGCTCTGGGACGGGGACGGACTGCGGGTGTCGCTGCCGCGTACGCCCGCTGTGCTGCTCGTCCGTCTGACGTCGTAA
- a CDS encoding response regulator transcription factor encodes MTIRVLLADDQALLRATFRILIDSVEDMTVIAEAADGQEAVDLTATHRPDVVLMDIRMPNLDGVAATAAICSRADLSDTHILVLTTFENDENVAKALRAGASGFLGKGVSPEVLLSGIRTVAAGEALLSPGATRSLITRFLASPDTDGLLALPEAVKALTDREREVMTLAAHGRSNTEIAEHLVLSPLTVRSHIQRAMTKLDARDRAQLVVAAYQSGLVKPRPDNGG; translated from the coding sequence ATGACCATCCGTGTCCTGCTCGCCGACGACCAGGCCCTGCTGCGGGCCACCTTCCGCATCCTCATCGACTCGGTCGAGGACATGACGGTGATCGCGGAGGCCGCCGACGGACAGGAGGCCGTCGACCTCACCGCCACCCACCGGCCGGACGTGGTCCTCATGGACATCCGCATGCCGAACCTCGACGGCGTCGCGGCCACCGCCGCCATCTGCTCCCGGGCCGATCTGTCGGACACCCACATCCTCGTCCTCACCACCTTCGAGAACGACGAGAACGTCGCCAAGGCCCTGCGCGCCGGAGCGAGCGGCTTCCTCGGCAAGGGCGTCAGCCCCGAGGTCCTGCTGTCGGGCATCCGTACCGTCGCGGCCGGCGAAGCCCTGCTGTCGCCCGGCGCCACCCGCTCCCTCATCACCCGCTTCCTGGCCTCCCCGGACACCGACGGCCTCCTCGCGCTCCCCGAGGCCGTCAAGGCGCTCACCGACCGCGAGCGTGAGGTCATGACCCTGGCCGCGCACGGCAGGTCCAACACCGAGATCGCCGAACACCTCGTCCTCAGCCCGCTGACCGTGCGCAGCCACATCCAGCGCGCCATGACCAAACTCGACGCCCGCGACCGCGCCCAACTCGTCGTCGCCGCCTACCAGAGCGGACTGGTCAAACCGCGGCCGGACAACGGCGGATGA
- a CDS encoding carbohydrate ABC transporter permease, translating into MADTVVRTRKQPPARSTPKGVGRLPRAAVHHPWWFALPAVVVFAGFFLLPNLLNFYYPFTNWSSYHADIAFTGLDNFRTIADDGSLLRAIRTTLLYALLAALFQNGFGLVLALLLEDDSRFNRFFRAVFFLPVLISALATGYVFRALLDQDGAVNSVLGTDIPWLGSTTWTLVVVTLIHGWKWMGLAMLIYLAGLKGIPGDMLEAARMDGAGPWRTFWSVRWPMLAPAVTFNVTTALIGSMNTFDIVQATTAGGPAASTEVFNIYMFRIFGQGLYAQASAMSLILFLVVVAVAIPLVVGLRRREQTL; encoded by the coding sequence ATGGCGGACACGGTCGTACGTACACGCAAGCAGCCGCCCGCCCGCAGCACGCCGAAGGGCGTGGGGCGGCTGCCGCGGGCCGCCGTGCACCACCCCTGGTGGTTCGCGCTCCCCGCGGTCGTCGTCTTCGCCGGCTTCTTCCTGCTGCCGAACCTGCTCAACTTCTACTACCCGTTCACCAACTGGTCCTCCTACCACGCGGACATCGCCTTCACCGGCCTGGACAACTTCAGGACCATCGCCGACGACGGATCGCTGCTGCGCGCGATCCGCACGACCCTGCTGTACGCCCTGCTGGCGGCGCTCTTCCAGAACGGCTTCGGGCTGGTGCTCGCGCTGCTCCTGGAGGACGACAGCCGCTTCAACCGGTTCTTCCGCGCCGTCTTCTTCCTGCCGGTGCTCATCTCGGCCCTGGCCACGGGCTACGTCTTCCGGGCGCTCCTGGACCAGGACGGCGCCGTCAACTCGGTGCTGGGCACGGACATCCCGTGGCTCGGCTCGACGACCTGGACGCTGGTCGTGGTCACCCTCATCCACGGCTGGAAGTGGATGGGCCTGGCCATGCTGATCTACCTGGCCGGGCTCAAGGGCATCCCCGGCGACATGCTGGAAGCCGCGCGGATGGACGGGGCCGGCCCGTGGCGGACCTTCTGGTCGGTGCGCTGGCCGATGCTCGCCCCGGCCGTCACCTTCAACGTCACCACGGCGCTGATCGGTTCGATGAACACCTTCGACATCGTGCAGGCCACCACGGCCGGCGGGCCCGCGGCCTCCACCGAGGTCTTCAACATCTACATGTTCCGGATCTTCGGACAGGGCCTGTACGCCCAGGCCTCCGCGATGAGCCTGATCCTCTTCCTGGTCGTGGTGGCCGTGGCGATCCCGCTGGTCGTCGGGCTCAGGCGAAGGGAGCAGACGCTGTGA